The following are encoded together in the Strongyloides ratti genome assembly S_ratti_ED321, chromosome : 2 genome:
- a CDS encoding ATPase, F1/V1/A1 complex, alpha/beta subunit, nucleotide-binding domain and ATPase, F1/V1/A1 complex, alpha/beta subunit, C-terminal domain and ATPase, F1 complex alpha/beta subunit, N-terminal domain and ATPase, V1 complex, subunit A family and V-type ATP synthase catalytic alpha chain family and ATPase, F1 complex beta subunit/V1 complex, C-terminal domain and P-loop containing nucleoside triphosphate hydrolase domain-containing protein yields MSSQNRHEKKECEYGYVYGVSGPVVTAEKMSGAAMYELVRVGHTELVGEIIRLEGDFATIQVYEETSGVTIGDPVLRTGQPLSVELGPGIMESIFDGIQRPLESIAKTTKSIYIPKGVRTNALDRQKKWHFIPCKNIVIGSHITGGDIIGYVQENELIKHSIMIPPNSFGTVTWVTTAGEYSVDEIILEAEFNGIKSKYSMYQDWPVRTPRPVAEKLAADFPLLCGQRVLDALFPCVQGGTTAIPGAFGCGKTVISQSLSKYSNSDAIIYVGCGERGNEMSEVLRDFPELTMEVNGVTTSIMKRTALVANTSNMPVAAREASIYTGITLSEYFRDMGLNVAMMADSTSRWAEALREISGRLGEMPADSGYPAYLAARLASFYERAGKVRCLGSPERSGSVTIVGAVSPPGGDFADPVTSATLGIVQVFWGLDKKLAQRKHFPSINWLISYSKYMRALDDYYEKHFPEFVSLRTKCREILQEEEDLSEIVQLVGKASLAESDKITLEVAKLIKDDFLQQNGYTPYDRYCPFYKTVGMLKNIIGFYDLARHSVESTIQLDSKITWKVIEDHMKPLMYELSSMKFKNPSTDGEEKIKKDYEDLYDRMVTAFRNLEE; encoded by the exons ATGAGTTCACAAAATAgacatgaaaaaaaagaatgtgAATATGGTTATGTTTATGGAGTCTCTGGTCCAG tTGTAACAGCTGAGAAGATGTCTGGTGCTGCTATGTATGAGTTGGTTCGTGTTGGTCATACTGAGTTGGTTGGAGAAATTATTCGCCTCGAAGGAGACTTTGCCACAATACAAGTTTATGAAGAAACATCTGGTGTAACAATTGGTGATCCTGTTTTAAGAACAGGACAACCATTATCTGTTGAATTGGGACCTGGTATTATGGAGTCTATTTTTGATGGTATACAACGTCCTCTAGAAAGTATTGCTAAAACTACAAAATCTATTTATATTCCAAAag gTGTCCGTACAAATGCCCTTGatagacaaaaaaaatggcATTTTATACcatgtaaaaatattgttattggTTCACATATCACTGGTGGAGATATTATTGGATATGTTCAAGAGAATGAATTAATTAAACATAGTATAATGATTCCACCAAATTCATTTGGTACTGTTACATGGGTAACAACTGCCGGTGAGTATTCTGTTGATGAAATAATATTGGAGGCAGAGTTTAATggaattaaaagtaaatattcaATGTATCAGGATTGGCCTGTTCGTACACCACGTCCAGTTGCTGAGAAACTTGCTGCTGATTTTCCATTACTTTGTGGGCAACGTGTATTAGATGCTCTTTTTCCATGTGTTCAAGGTGGTACAACAGCCATTCCAGGAGCTTTTGGTTGTGGTAAAACTGTTATATCACAATCTTTATCTAAATATTCTAACTCTGATGCTATTATTTATGTTGGATGTGGAGAGAGAGGAAATGAAATGTCTGAGGTATTACGTGATTTTCCAGAATTAACTATGGAAGTTAATGGTGTTACAACTTCTATTATGAAACGTACAGCTCTTGTAGCTAATACATCTAATATGCCTGTAGCTGCACGTGAAGCATCAATTTATACAGGTATTACTTTATCTGAATATTTCCGTGATATGGGATTAAATGTTGCTATGATGGCTGATTCTACCTCTCGTTGGGCTGAAGCTCTTCGTGAAATTTCTGGACGTTTAGGAGAGATGCCTGCTGATTCTGGTTATCCAGCATATCTTGCTGCAAGACTTGCATCATTCTATGAACGTGCCGGTAAAGTTAGATGTCTTGGTAGTCCAGAACGTAGTGGTTCAGTGACAATTGTTGGTGCTGTATCACCACCTGGTGGTGACTTTGCTGATCCAGTTACATCAGCCACTCTTGGTATTGTACAAGTTTTTTGGggattagataaaaaattagctCAAAGAAAACATTTTCCATCAATTAATTGGCTTATATCATATag taaatatatgCGTGCTCTTGAtgattattatgaaaaacaTTTTCCTGAATTTGTTAGTCTTCGTACCAAATGTAGGGAAATCCTTCAGGAGGAAGAAGATTTATCTGAAATTGTACAACTTGTTGGTAAAGCATCCCTTGCTGAGTCAGATAAAATTACCCTTGAGGTGGCAAAACTTATTAAAGATGATTTTTTACAACAAAATGGATATACTCCATATGATAGATATTGTCCATTTTACAAAACTGTTggaatgttaaaaaatataattggaTTTTATGATTTGGCACGTCATTCTGTTGAATCAACAATTCAATTAGACAGTAAAATAACATGGAAAGTTATAGAAGATCATATGAAACCATTGATGTATGAGTTATCTTCAATGAAATTCAAAAATCCATCTACTGATGgtgaagaaaaaataaaaaaagattatgaAGATTTATATGATAGAATGGTTACTGCTTTTAGAAACCTTGAggaataa
- a CDS encoding FMRFamide-related peptide-like family-containing protein, producing MFISPYGLYVALAVIVAFFGTTCIAADLSTSTCSEIYKTTNELDPKFLACKVYHNSIATSLEAIRVTKELEQLLILNGIVLEENETNVSESTDEVEEDREKRKHEYLRFGKRKHEYLRFGKRKHEYLRFGKK from the exons ATGTTCATTTCACCTTATGGTTTATATGTTGCCTTGGCTGTTATTGTAGCATTCTTTGGCACTACTTGTATTGCAGCTGATCTTTCTACTTCAACATGTAGTGag atatataaaacaaCTAATGAATTGGATCCAAAGTTCCTTGCTTGTAAAGTTTATCATAATTCAATTGCTACATCATTAGAAGCTATTCGTGTAACAAAAGAACTTGAACAACTTTTGATTCTTAATGGGATCGTTCTTGAAGAAAATGAAACTAATGTCTCTGAGTCTACAGATGAGGTAGAAGAGGATcgtgaaaaaagaaaacatgAATACTTAAGATTTGGTAAAAGAAAACATGAATACTTAAGATTTGGAAAGAGAAAGCATGAATATTTAAGAtttggaaaaaaataa